In Plasmodium vinckei vinckei genome assembly, chromosome: PVVCY_06, the genomic window aaatttgtgAAGAAAAGTAAGTGTGCATATACACGGTACATATAATGGtgttatcattttttacttttgaTACTTAATATGTTAACACTTTCAACAcgtttatatttatcttcATTCGATATTTTATACACGTCACAAATATTTTGTCTACATAAAGGACAGCTaggtaaaatatatttcaccTTAGTAGTATTATAGACCAATAATCTTATGCATAATTCACAAAATCCACCATGCATACATGgatataaaacaatattttttggacGCTCATCACATATTTCACAATATTCAAATGAAGAAATTATTGAATCATCATCTCCATTACTTTGATTTGAAATTGCATCATTATCGTCATCACGTTTTGTGACACTTTTTTCTCCACATTTACTATCCCCTCCTGATAATCTTCCATAAACCCATTTTCcttccatatattttttattaaaaatattttttaaattaaatatatttccttttttattgtaaCCCAAtttatcttcattttcattcaccccattattatttatattacttTTTGTGCTTcccaaatatttttgtgatttatgtttttcttcatattcTAGAATATCATCCATAGTGAATTCTCTATATGTATGTTCATTTACTCTAGTTAatgcaatttttttttgttttttctttttattttctataatatatatttttttttttggttgCATATTTTGCgtaaaattatgaaattctgttaaattaatttgttcTAAATATGAATCATTCAAAATGtccataaataaaatggcGCCTGTTATTATTACAGTAATAACTGTTGGCTTTCCaagatttattaaaataaaaaacatagcAAATGTTACATTCATTCCAAATAAAGCCTTGCTAACATAATCTAAAATGTAATAAGCATACATGTACTTATTATTGCTTGAATTATCAGAATTGTTTTGACTATTTCGAACccactttttaaatattttatttccaaaaaatgtcataaaatatattaaagagCAACACCATATAAAATACTGGAAGTGGTAACTAAATATCGGGTCAATATCACTTATCCACCATAAAATACAATCCTCgcataatataatttctaAAAACAGTACTGTGCATAATGaccataaatatttatatagatATCCTTTTTTGCTATTCAATGATAGTCGGAAAGCTCGGTAAAAGAAAAGCAAAACAAACtcatataatattcttgaaaatataagtcCAATACgtaaaaagagaaaaaatactgttaggataataaaaattggtgtaatttttaaatgattttGTGTcggtataaataaaaataaataattttttccattattattgttaatctttttaaatatatctctacacattttaaatttgaattcttttattttgtatatataaatatcatgtttttttaacttttcatacatttttattgtttcctcataaatattatctggtcttttttcattatttgtactatttttattacttttatttaatttattcaatATTCTAtgtatatcattatataatttataatttcctttatttatttcagtTTTTATCATATCATTAGTTAAtgtcaaattttttattttttttttattgaattGAAACAAGAATGCTCTTGTAAACATATCATTATATCTCGAATcgattaataataattcagtATCAtcaacatttatttttaataaattattatataataaagaaaattcaATACTAAACAAtcctaataatataaatataaataaaaatgctcTAACAAATTTGTTTACACTAAATTCTTCTAAATTGGGTTTTATTTCATACCCTAATGTTTTACCAATCAAACATCTTTGATAAAATCGTAATTCATGtacttcattttcatttatattatcattcatgttattatttattatattatctcTTATTGTTAAGGCGTAATAATTCATTTCTTCACTATTCGAACCTAAACTTCTTGAATttctttcatttattatattattcatttctaatacattattttcattatttatatgtataatattatctTCTCCTTCTTCTACATTTATTTCACTATTTACTTCAACTTGCTCTTCTTCACCTCTTATATAAGGGGCTTCATTTGTATATACCTCATTATTTGATCTTTCATTTTCgatattgttattttcattaatttcaTGTCGATTAAAAGTTGTtgcattattatcatttaaattattttcatcctccattatattatttgaagGGTCATTTTGTGGTTCCAAAACAGTATTtgaattttcatttatatcttGAATATTTGTTATTCTTTCTGCTTGATCATCATTTATAGTAGGATTGTAAGTATGACTAGATTGAggttcattattatttgcattGTTTAATGTtggtttattattttcctcCTGTTTCATAtttgaagaaaaagaaggtgatatatttttttcgatattatcacattttaaatctgtatttaaattattattctcgttaatttttacattttccgtataattattatcattttcgttatatgtattttctatataagcattattttttaaatttgaattttctatattagTGGTTTCATTGTTTAAATGATTATCATTAGTATATTCATTCTCTTGTTGTATGACTatactattatttacactattcacattattatcattttcataatttttttcatgtttATTTTCAGACCCATGTTGAGCCACTGTTtggtatttatttataatttcaaaattattatcttctatatcattttttatatttaaatcactggaaattttattatttttattaattaattcgAATTTACAACTACCTAGCGATAATAGAATTTGATCAGTTTGctctttttcattatcatcattttgatttatattttttgtgtggTGATTTTTACACCaaatttgttcattttcaatttctACTTCATTAATGTCTGTAAATTCCTcttccattttatttatagttaatttttcttttttcattttttttttataatttaaataattattccaTTAAATGTgagaataattatttataatttaaaaaatcgaTTTCACGATTTTCTCTACATTCTTTCGATGTTATACACATGtatatgaattttattatataactaTATACATGCGCATATGTTCATTGTTTCCTTTAAAACGTATAtcattaacatttttatatttcatcGCTTATTCATagaagatataaatattaaattttatggCATAATACACTGTTTCGAAAAATAACAacaccaaaaaaaaaaaaattataaaataatatatacaaagaATGCAATCGGTTTACAAATATCATCAGTTAATTACTTTTTGCATATGcttaatattatacaaatgAAATTCAGAAAAATTTTACGTtggttaaaaataaatatatatgtaatgcTTATAGGgaatttttctttcttatatataattgtgtGGCAAGAAAATTCAGccgtatattatattatttatttttgtttaaataaaacatgcaaataaataaatatatatataatatcaaatgaaataaaataaagcatTTAAAACTAATAATCTTAAGCGgatatatgttatatattcttacatgtgtacttatatatataacgtaaatataattattatatgtctCTTAGGTTTTGTTAAAGCCAAACAAATGTAACAGTTTTACAAAcatcatttataaatatattatatacataaaaatatttcatgtaatatatgtataaaaatataaagacaCGATATTTATCGGATTAAATAAGCATTAATTagttcattattttttgatgttatttatattattaacactttattattatttaaacgtttttttgtctattattttaaattatggCAAGTGAaatatcttttaaaaaatatatattttatatgggtttaaaaatataataataaagtaCGTTATTTCAAAGCGcgcaaaaaatattttatgtaaaaattccatttcataatttatataaacagTCTTATGTTTTGTTATACACAAATTaaacttataaaaatatagaaaaaatatttatgcaataaaatatatataataaatatgttatcCCTTTTTAAAGCATTAAATTGTTATTtaggatatatataaagttaTTTCAACTATGAATTAGCTTTTTATGATttagtaatatattataattactatttaaaggaaaaaattaaaaaattataatatcaattatatttatattttttattatattattcttattaatttttttctataaaaatataattaatatcatataaataacatataataattattcttCATAAATTTgcttaaatatattattttaccgttgctatattattttattatatgtatttattttaaaaaaatttttatttttaatttttttaacaagcCTCGGGTTTGctattttatgtattatgtatatataataccgTGGCATATGcaatgatattttttataaaatatgtacagcagtatttatatatagaataaGCAGTTTTATTCTA contains:
- a CDS encoding zinc finger protein, putative, whose amino-acid sequence is MKKEKLTINKMEEEFTDINEVEIENEQIWCKNHHTKNINQNDDNEKEQTDQILLSLGSCKFELINKNNKISSDLNIKNDIEDNNFEIINKYQTVAQHGSENKHEKNYENDNNVNSVNNSIVIQQENEYTNDNHLNNETTNIENSNLKNNAYIENTYNENDNNYTENVKINENNNLNTDLKCDNIEKNISPSFSSNMKQEENNKPTLNNANNNEPQSSHTYNPTINDDQAERITNIQDINENSNTVLEPQNDPSNNIMEDENNLNDNNATTFNRHEINENNNIENERSNNEVYTNEAPYIRGEEEQVEVNSEINVEEGEDNIIHINNENNVLEMNNIINERNSRSLGSNSEEMNYYALTIRDNIINNNMNDNINENEVHELRFYQRCLIGKTLGYEIKPNLEEFSVNKFVRAFLFIFILLGLFSIEFSLLYNNLLKINVDDTELLLIDSRYNDMFTRAFLFQFNKKKIKNLTLTNDMIKTEINKGNYKLYNDIHRILNKLNKSNKNSTNNEKRPDNIYEETIKMYEKLKKHDIYIYKIKEFKFKMCRDIFKKINNNNGKNYLFLFIPTQNHLKITPIFIILTVFFLFLRIGLIFSRILYEFVLLFFYRAFRLSLNSKKGYLYKYLWSLCTVLFLEIILCEDCILWWISDIDPIFSYHFQYFIWCCSLIYFMTFFGNKIFKKWVRNSQNNSDNSSNNKYMYAYYILDYVSKALFGMNVTFAMFFILINLGKPTVITVIITGAILFMDILNDSYLEQINLTEFHNFTQNMQPKKKIYIIENKKKKQKKIALTRVNEHTYREFTMDDILEYEEKHKSQKYLGSTKSNINNNGVNENEDKLGYNKKGNIFNLKNIFNKKYMEGKWVYGRLSGGDSKCGEKSVTKRDDDNDAISNQSNGDDDSIISSFEYCEICDERPKNIVLYPCMHGGFCELCIRLLVYNTTKVKYILPSCPLCRQNICDVYKISNEDKYKRVESVNILSIKSKK